TGGCAGGCGAGGAAGTTCCGGGACTGTGCGATCAGCGGCCCAGACCCGATCTCGCGGGCAATCTGCTCCCCCTCACGGAGTACCGAAACGGCACGGTCAGACCGCATCTGGACGTGAAGCCAGCCGAGAAACGCGCAGTGCTCGGCGACCACTTCGGCCAGCGCGTCACGCTCCGGGCCCCGTGCATGGCTCAGAAGCCCCAAGAGCACCGTCCGGTGCGTCTCGGCGGCAGGCAGCAGCGGCATGGGGCCCACTACGTCATCCGCACGCCGCTGAGCCGCCAGGGCACCCGCCAGAGCATCCACGGCCGCCCGGTCAAGCCGGGTCGGGTGCAGCATCACGTATTCCGTTCGCTCGTCGTCCTCGTCCAGGTCGAGCAGTTCGGTGAGGGACCGCTGAAGGGCGGCCGAAGGCGCCTGCCGACCGTTGAGGACACGCGAGAGGTAGGCCGCGTCATAGCGAATCCGGCGGGCCACCTCAGCCGCACTCAGGCCCTTACGGGCGAGTACCGCACGCACGTTCCCGACGTCCATGATCGATCGCTCCGTTAGTCAATGGGTCGTCAACGCCAACTTCAACCGTACCGGCCGAGTTTGGCGCAGGATCGGGAGAGCGAGGTGGCCCCGCGACGGGTTCAGCGTCCGGGGCCATGGACCACCTGAGAAAGGCAGGCAGCCATGGGCGAGCCTATGTCAACCACAAGCCATGAGAAGTCCCCGTCACGGGGGATGCGGCACGAGCCCACTCGCCCCGTGGCCGGGGCTCGGTTGTTGCCCTGGCCCGGCGAGGACGGCGGCCCGGCCTACCTCAGCCCGGACAGTACGAATCGGCATCTGCTCCCCCTGGCCGAAGAACTGGAGAACACCCAACTCGCCGCCGGGGCCAAGGTACTGCGCTGCGCCCGCCCGCTGATCGGTGAACCGCACACATCCGCCCGCGAGCTGCGGTTCACCGCCACGCGGCTTGCCGAGTGCCTGATCGACGCCCTCAGGGTCGCGGAAAGCCGCAGCGCCCGCCTCGGAAAAGGAGACACGGAGTGAGGCGCGGGGTCATTCTCCGGGGCGCCGACTGGGTAGTCGCCGGGGAACCGGACGAGGAGGCACCCGTCGGCCGCTGCGGAGCCATCTGCACCACCTGCCACGACGCCTCACCCTGGGAGAACGACCCCAAACGCATCGGCATGTGGGCCCTTGACCACACCCGCCAGCACGGCCCCGCACACTCCCTGTTCCTCACCACCACACAACGCCACTGGCGCGCCTACCCCGCCAGCACCACCCCCGCCACCAGCGCACCGTACTCCCATGCCCCTCGGCCGCCCCGGACCCACGCACGGCCCCGCACCCGATGGCCACGGCACGCGGGCATCACAGCCGCACGGATCGCCGGACGCGCCTTCCTGGCCCTGTCCGCCCTCTGCCTGCCCAGCCTCAACGCCGGCACCCGCCACCAACGGGCCCGCCCGACCCAGAAAACAGAGGAACCGACATGCCCACGCGGCGTATGCCCGTGATCCCCAGAGACGAAGCCATCCAGCTCTACCTGGACCACAAGATCTCCGTCAACGCACTCGCCCGCGACTACGGCGTCTCCGCCCCCTACCTCACCAAACTCCTCACGGATTGGAAGATCCCACTCAGGGGACGCAAAGAAGCAGCGCAGCTCCGCAAAGCCAGTAAACGCGACCAGTGACGAGGCCCGGACCCCCACACCCGATGCCCGATCATGCCGCTGTACGGGCACGGGGCCGGTGACCTCCGAGACTTTAGGCAGCCACCGGGGGGCGAGCCTCGAAGACCGGGGGCCAATCGGGCACAACAC
Above is a window of Streptomyces sp. NBC_01803 DNA encoding:
- a CDS encoding helix-turn-helix domain-containing protein — encoded protein: MDVGNVRAVLARKGLSAAEVARRIRYDAAYLSRVLNGRQAPSAALQRSLTELLDLDEDDERTEYVMLHPTRLDRAAVDALAGALAAQRRADDVVGPMPLLPAAETHRTVLLGLLSHARGPERDALAEVVAEHCAFLGWLHVQMRSDRAVSVLREGEQIAREIGSGPLIAQSRNFLACHWRTRGDHRQAAQHFDAVTRTEGVHLTQRAANTARAAEQTAKAGDKTAARTLLRAAERLGERAANQTPPEAAYWLRGQAFQLLNQGIAHAAIGDEKTAREHIAAGLAGVAAEHLSAPWISDYVSPGQLRELSPL
- a CDS encoding DUF7848 domain-containing protein, which codes for MRRGVILRGADWVVAGEPDEEAPVGRCGAICTTCHDASPWENDPKRIGMWALDHTRQHGPAHSLFLTTTQRHWRAYPASTTPATSAPYSHAPRPPRTHARPRTRWPRHAGITAARIAGRAFLALSALCLPSLNAGTRHQRARPTQKTEEPTCPRGVCP
- a CDS encoding transposase, whose translation is MPTRRMPVIPRDEAIQLYLDHKISVNALARDYGVSAPYLTKLLTDWKIPLRGRKEAAQLRKASKRDQ